In the Streptomyces fradiae ATCC 10745 = DSM 40063 genome, one interval contains:
- a CDS encoding transporter substrate-binding domain-containing protein, translated as MSDALTLNRPATAAGRTLDGVRARGAVRAVVSRGIRGLSLRGADGRWTGLDTDVARAVAAAALGDPEAVEWLPADPAGRLDPLRSGDADLTVCNLTWTLGREAAWPVLFAGVTCYDGEGFLVRRDSGVHGPADLAGRRLAVQAGTTSAANLAAWYGPRGLSVEPVAYPTPAETLAAYASGDCAAYVLDRTALAGERAALPDPEAHVILDDAISREPMAAAVRDDDPDWYRLCRWVLQLLVAAEHHADEAERGPGGRAAGIAEAARLAGRHGPALGLDEDWAARALGAGGTYGDLYERNLGAASGLGVPRGLNELWTRGGLHYAVPLA; from the coding sequence ATGAGCGACGCCCTCACCCTGAACCGCCCGGCCACCGCCGCCGGCCGCACCCTGGACGGCGTCCGGGCCCGCGGCGCCGTCCGCGCGGTCGTCAGCCGGGGCATCCGCGGGCTGTCCCTGCGCGGCGCCGACGGCCGCTGGACCGGCCTCGACACGGACGTGGCGCGGGCGGTCGCCGCCGCCGCGCTCGGCGACCCGGAGGCCGTCGAGTGGCTGCCCGCCGACCCCGCCGGGCGGCTGGACCCGCTGCGCTCCGGCGACGCGGACCTGACCGTGTGCAACCTGACCTGGACGCTCGGCCGCGAGGCCGCGTGGCCGGTCCTCTTCGCCGGGGTGACCTGCTACGACGGCGAGGGCTTCCTGGTGCGCCGGGACAGCGGCGTCCACGGCCCCGCGGACCTGGCCGGCAGGCGCCTCGCCGTGCAGGCCGGCACCACCAGCGCCGCCAACCTCGCCGCCTGGTACGGCCCGCGCGGCCTGTCGGTGGAGCCCGTCGCGTACCCGACGCCCGCCGAGACCCTGGCCGCGTACGCGAGCGGCGACTGCGCCGCGTACGTACTGGACCGCACCGCCCTCGCCGGGGAGCGCGCCGCGCTGCCCGACCCGGAGGCGCACGTCATCCTGGACGACGCCATCTCGCGCGAGCCGATGGCCGCCGCCGTCCGCGACGACGACCCCGACTGGTACCGGCTGTGCCGCTGGGTGCTGCAACTCCTCGTCGCCGCCGAGCACCACGCCGACGAGGCGGAGCGGGGTCCCGGCGGGCGGGCCGCCGGGATCGCCGAGGCCGCCCGGCTGGCGGGCCGGCACGGCCCCGCGCTGGGGCTCGACGAGGACTGGGCGGCCCGCGCGCTCGGGGCGGGCGGCACGTACGGCGACCTCTACGAGCGGAACCTCGGCGCCGCCTCCGGGCTGGGCGTGCCGCGCGGGCTCAACGAGCTGTGGACCAGGGGCGGCCTGCACTACGCCGTCCCCCTGGCCTGA